The sequence below is a genomic window from Mytilus edulis chromosome 2, xbMytEdul2.2, whole genome shotgun sequence.
TATGTTGCTTGTTAAAATGTGTTCTAGAATTTTGCAACATATTGCAGTTAATGAAACTGGTCTATAATTAATAGCGTTATGCTTGtcacctttttagctcacctggcccgaagggccaagtgagcttttctcaccacttggcgtccgtcgtccgtcgtcgtcgtccgtcgtcgtcgtcgtccgtcgtcgtcgtcgtcgttaacaatttacattttgaacttcttctagagaaccactgaatggaatggaaccaaacatggcatgaatgttccttatgaggtgctgaccaagtgttgttactttgtagccgatccatcatccaagatggccgccagcgggggacttagtttaacataggaccctatgggaaatgcatacaaatgacttcttttagagaaccactgaatggaatgaaaccaaacatggcatgaatgttccttatgaggtactgaccaagtgttgttactttgttgccgatccatcatccaagatggctgctagccggggacttagtttaacataggaccctattggaaatgcatacaaatgacttcttttagagaaccactgaattgaatgaaaccaaacatggcatgaatgttccttatgaggtgctgaccaagtgttgttactttgttgccgatccatcatccaagatggccgccagccgggaacttagtttaacataggaccctatgggaaatgcatacaaatgacttcttttagagaaccactgaatggaataaaaccaaacatagcatgaatgttccttatgaggtgctgaccaagtgttgttactttgtagccgatccatcatccaagatggccgccagcgggggacttagtttaacataggaccctatgggaaatgcatacaaatgacttcttctagagaaccactaaatggaatgaaaccaaacatagcatgaatgttccttatggagtgctgaccaagtgttgttactttgtagcggatccatcatccaagatggccgccagcgggggacttagtttaacataggaccctatgggaaatgcatacaaatgacttcttctagagaaccactaaatggaatgaaaccaaacatagcatgaatgttccttatggagtgctgaccaagtgttgttactttgtagccaatccatcatccaagatggacgccagtgggggacttagtttaacataggaccctatgggaaatgcatacaaatgacttcttttagagaacaactgaatggaatgaaaccaaacattgcatgaatgttacttatgccgtgctgaccatgtgttgttactttgtagcccatccatcatccaagatggccgccagcatgggacttagtttaacataggaccctatgggaaatgcatacaaatgacttcttttagaaaaccactgaatggaatgaaatcaaacatggcatgaatgttcctaatgtggtgctgaccaagtgttgttactttgtagccgatccattatccaagatggccgccagcagggacttagtttaacataggaccctattggaaatgcatacaaatgacttcttttagagaaccactgaatggaataaaactaaacattgcatgaatgttccttatgaggtgctgaccaagtgttgttactttgtagcagatccatcatccaagatggccgccagcaggggacttagtttaacataggaccctatgggaaatgcatacaaatgacttcttttagagaatcactgaatggaataaaaccaaacatggcatgaatgttccttatgaggtgctgaccaagtgttgttactttgtagccgatccgccatccaagatggccgccagtgggggacttttgaatgaaattaaacatgttcctttccttatcaatgaggttgtgttgtcacttttagccaaattttatattttttcatatgatttcaaaaacccaagtagaatcaggtgagcgatacaggctcatgagagcctctagttaaaataTTGGTACAACATTAGCCTGCTTCCAATCATTTGGGATTTTACCAGTATCAATAGATTTTtggaaaaagaatgtcaaaaatGGAGACAATTCTTctgcaaaattatgtaaaaaatatgctGTCAGATTATCAGGGCCAGTGGCTTTGTGTGGATTTAAGTGTTTAAGTAACTTTAATAAGCCATTATTACTAATAAACATGTCTGGCATAGTGGGGTGGGGACTAGTACCTTTATTTGGCATAGAGGATGTATCTTCAGTAGTAAAAgcctttttaaattgttcatttaggATGTTAGCTTGTGTATTCGGCTCACTATATAATAAACCATCCTTTCCTCTTAATGGTGACACTCCagatgtttctgtttttttttctttttataaattgccAGAAAGATTTAGGTTTTTCTTCTAACTGGGGGCTGATTATTTCTTGCATGTACGTACTCTGGGCTCTTCTTATTTCTCTTTGAGCAGTagcttttaactttttatatttatctttatgttCTTGTTTACCAGTTTTTTTAGCTTTGTTGTAAGCtttacgttgttttttttttacataaatggtCTATATCCCTATTTGCCCAAGGGTTGGTGTACTTAGATTTAGTTATTTTGCTTGGTACATTATGATCTATTATTTTATTACTACCTTCTTTGAATTTATTCCATAATtggtcaatatttaaattttcattagcCTGAGATATAAGTTCAGATATAAAATGAGATGTTatgtcttttatctttttaatatcaacttttttccataaataaattttatgttgTGATTGTTTAGATCTTTGGGGCTTGCAGATTGCATCCACTAATACAATATCATGGTCAGATATTCCTggtatagattttatttttgttatcaatgCAGGTTGGTTTGTGCAGAAAAGGTCAAGGATATTATCTTTCCTAGTTGGGAAATCAACCATTTGTTCAATGCCTAAGTTGTTcagcatatctataaatacttcaTTCAGCTCCTTAGTATACATTGAGCCAGATATATTTTGCTCCGCCGATTTTATGTCTGGAAGGTTAAAGTCACCACCAAGCCAGAAGgtggaatttttaaattttaacttaagttcattaatttcaatgatcatttgttttaaatagtctaaatcatttttatttggtgGTCTATATGCAGAAATAATAATTAAGGATTTGGTATCAGTTATATTAATTTGGGCAGCAATAAGTTCTACATTTTTGCTTTTATATACTTCTTGGCAAATAATACCCTTTTTAATGGCGATTAATACACCTCCAACTTCTTTTCCGACACGGTCGTTTCGGAATACATATTCAAATAGTGTGTTTGGAAAAATTTCAGAAGATAATACATCTTTGTTTAGCCAAGTTTCATTACCAATAATAATATCTGGTTTAGATGACgttaataaattttcaatttgagGAACTTTATTCTTACATCTTCTAAAATTAATCTGAAGAACTCTTAATGAGTTTTgtctattaatatttttattttttaataaaatctgaaatctaaaatttaaaattaatctgAAGAACTCTTAATGAATTTgtgaattaatatttttattttttaattgcttaGTCACTGGTGGTTTTGGTGATGATGTAGCAACTGGGTCTCCAAAATTTTCATGACTATCATTTATATTGAAGCTTAAGGAAAAAGCTGAACTATCTGAAAGAACTATCTGAAAGAACGTCATTAATATTAAAGATTGTTTGACTAATAATCtaatatttctaacgacaaaacatttccATATTTTTAATTGGTATTGAATAAACATAAATTTTCTAAGTATctattgaaaacatgaatttaaaagaagcgataaataattttattttgcactataATGTGCTCGGATCAATAATTTTTAAAACTCGGTTATAATATATTATTcaaaaactaattatatatgcaGATTCCTTATATATGGATATATTTAAATTAGGTGGAAATtaggcgatggcaatacacccgaggcccTGACGGTCCTCTGATGTAAAAATTActtaaagttgttaaaaaaaacccttaaaacatcaattcttaaatttctacacaaatatatttgaacaaaaatttgataaaatagataaaaaaagtaaattgtatttatataaaagtttaaagcaaaatttagaaatggaaaactacttaaactgtaaatcttttgaaaagagaagtaacataacaaaaatgagaattagcgatcataatttaattatagaaaaaggaagacatttaaaaatacctagagAAAATAGACTATGCACATCCTGTAACACAATGGAGGTTAaagcccattttattttatactgcaaaaaaattgctaaactaagagataactttataggaaatgtaattaaacatatgccagattttatgtctcgggaagaaaatgaaaaaaataaatatcttctttgtccatcaacctcaaaagaagtagaaagctttttagggtcctattttaaacaggcattccattctcaattttattagaactgaggacaggggactcttgatttatttacaaaatatatttatatatcatatagatagattgttttgcttttttgctttttttgttttcatggttttgtttgttaaatgtattttgtgtatgtttatattatttgtcacaaacttattgttcagagtttatatgacaaaaaatatttgattgaattgaattgaattaaaacaaaagatataaaatgtagtatatgatcattctttgaaattaaagttattttttaatttaaattaaatgcatttattataaaacaacttactgatattaaaagaaatatttaggATTACTTGAAGTTATTACTTAGGATTATTTGTAATAATTACTTATTTTGTTACGGAGAATTACTTAAGATATAACTAAATATTGCTCGAAATTACTTGGAGTAGCTATGTGAATTACTTACAATTACTTGTTACATTACTAGTATCTACTTGTAATAAACACTTGAAATTACTTAAAATATTACATaatcaaagatttaaaaataattcaagaaaCACTGTGTTGAATAAAATGTTACACATGTTGTATGAGTTTCGCTCATTATTGAAGATTGTTTGGTCACCTTTGCTTGCAATTGGCTACACCCACGTTGTTTCAACAGTTTACTTGTCTCAAAGGCAATCAATCCACATCTATATTCTAATCAAAGATTTAAATAATTCAAGAAATACTATGTGAAATAATATCGGCCGCAGGAAAAAACAGTAAACGAGGTCTTTCAAGACGATACAAACCACCGGCATTTGTAATATTGGCAAGTAGGTGCTCTGACTTCTGGTAACAGAAGTAACAAAAGTTCCTCTAGCGTAATGAGAGTGAACGAGGAGCACGACCCAACACTGATGCTAGGTAATAACCTGAATAGCGCTTTCCCCAGTACTCGTAGGATAAAATAGTTCAAAACTGGTAGCAGTAATGAACCGGCCGTTCTGGTAAACAAGAGGAACCATTTATAAAAAGGACACAACTTCTCTGTGGTACATGTACCAAGGAGAAATGTTGCATTAACTCTTGTAAGCTTAATataatatcttatcttatttgcTTAATAAGCGCCTTTCTTTTGAATAAACCTTAATCTTTCGAACCCAAACGATTTGAGGAGGCGAATAGTTTAAGAATTTCTTCGACTGAAAGTACCAAAAATGTCTATTTTATCCCTCACTGTCAATACATAGGAAACACATAACCTTTCGACTGTATTTCAAGTTTTGAACCCCTTAATTTTGACTACATTTTGACATTTCTGGCCGTCCGATAAACAATAGATGATCTCATGACCTAAATACGACAGTTTTCAGTTCTGCATTGACACCAAATGTTAACAAATGTCTCACTTACTTTTCTTACCACTGATATTACATGTGAATAGTTTAACAGTTTCACAACAATTTAACATGGTCCGAGAAAATGAAGTCGAGGTCAGGCAAACCAAATATATGTACACAATTCAATACACCATATATGCTTAAATATTTAATGGACCTATTGCACATcgaagaaacaaacttaaccattaaaacttaactttaatcaatgaaccctgaaaatgagaCAGAGGTCAGGTGAACTCTGCAAGACTGGCATGTGCGCCTTACAATCATACATCTAACGTGCTTAAAATAAAGTTGACGATTTACATCATGTATCTAAGAGAAACACTAAACGAAAAAACTTACCAAGATTgattaatgaaccatgaaaatgaggtcatggtcagatgataatTTCAAGACAGACATATACTTTGATTTACTCGAAACCAATGGCAATGACGCAATGTTTTGTATCGAAGTAATGAGGTACACACTTTCAGTTCGGTTTTAAATCATCGGTATCGGTTGTGGTCACCGTTGTTCCGTAGGACAGCTTCTAATCATGTTCGCATTGATTGACAAAGGTTTCTGACT
It includes:
- the LOC139510783 gene encoding uncharacterized protein; protein product: MPRLSDNNRNQAIGMLQTGMSQRAVSRHFNILLKNKNINRQNSLRVLQINFRRCKNKVPQIENLLTSSKPDIIIGNETWLNKDVLSSEIFPNTLFEYVFRNDRVGKEVGGVLIAIKKGIICQEVYKSKNVELIAAQINITDTKSLIIISAYRPPNKNDLDYLKQMIIEINELKLKFKNSTFWLGGDFNLPDIKSAEQNISGSMYTKELNEVFIDMLNNLGIEQMVDFPTRKDNILDLFCTNQPALITKIKSIPGISDHDIVLVDAICKPQRSKQSQHKIYLWKKVDIKKIKDITSHFISELISQANENLNIDQLWNKFKEGSNKIIDHNVPSKITKSKYTNPWANRDIDHLCKKKTT